The Kocuria sp. TGY1127_2 genome includes a window with the following:
- a CDS encoding daptide-type RiPP: MATAMPANELMLDIDDLESLEAPTFWDGFKVGAGIGTAAGAAYVGAAAAIAT; this comes from the coding sequence ATGGCCACTGCAATGCCAGCAAATGAACTCATGCTCGACATCGATGACCTCGAATCCCTGGAGGCTCCCACTTTCTGGGACGGTTTTAAAGTAGGTGCCGGTATTGGCACCGCTGCAGGAGCGGCATACGTGGGCGCGGCTGCGGCTATCGCAACCTGA
- a CDS encoding DHA2 family efflux MFS transporter permease subunit — protein MAAVSATARRWLGLIALALGVALIVVDTTVVNVVIPSMIEDLGIDSSQAQWVQESYAIVFAALLLVVGRIADLRGARFIFVTGVIAFGVTSLLAAIAPTGEILILARFLQGVGAALILPTTLSLLNYMFTGKARGQAFAVWGATIGAATALGPVLGGWLSEHASWRWAFGINIPLTVMILLLSLVFISRSPHTSGRVDGMGALLSVAGLGLLAFGIIEGRVYGWMTSQHEFSLFGLTWDKGLSPAFVALLVGAVVMAAFVWRQVVLSRGGHNDKPLMDVRLFSIASFRNGNIATVIIGLGEYGIIAVMPLWLQFTLDYPSLQAGLALVPIAIGSFVASGVTFPLAHRISALAFVRIGLIVEIIGLAGLGTVAATTDSPWWLIAFVLFIYGAGVGFATAQVTNVVLADVPEQEGGQSSAIQSTFRQLGSALGIAALTTVFFSAISAKLKATLVDAGMSSQEGDKFSSAVTDSGGAAIAPLAQNPSTASIADAAHDAMTHGLALGSYLAAAFLVLGVIATFFIPNGPVSNDRPDELELR, from the coding sequence ATGGCGGCAGTATCGGCAACGGCTCGGCGTTGGTTGGGCCTGATAGCCCTGGCCCTGGGGGTCGCATTGATCGTCGTGGATACCACGGTCGTCAACGTGGTCATCCCCTCAATGATTGAGGATCTGGGGATTGATTCGTCGCAGGCCCAATGGGTCCAAGAGTCCTACGCCATCGTGTTCGCCGCTCTGCTGCTCGTCGTCGGACGTATCGCTGACCTGCGAGGGGCGCGGTTCATATTTGTCACCGGTGTGATCGCCTTTGGCGTCACGAGCCTGCTCGCAGCCATAGCCCCAACCGGCGAAATTCTCATACTCGCTCGGTTCTTGCAGGGCGTTGGCGCGGCCTTGATTCTGCCGACGACGTTATCTTTGCTCAACTACATGTTCACCGGTAAGGCTCGCGGCCAAGCATTTGCCGTATGGGGCGCAACGATCGGTGCAGCCACCGCTCTTGGGCCGGTCCTCGGTGGGTGGCTGTCCGAGCATGCGTCCTGGCGGTGGGCTTTTGGCATCAATATTCCGCTGACGGTCATGATTCTCCTGCTCTCCCTAGTTTTCATCAGTCGTTCCCCGCACACATCGGGCCGCGTGGATGGCATGGGCGCTCTGCTGTCGGTCGCAGGGCTGGGACTGCTTGCCTTCGGAATAATCGAGGGTCGCGTCTATGGCTGGATGACGAGCCAGCACGAATTTTCACTCTTCGGACTCACCTGGGACAAGGGGCTTTCACCAGCATTCGTCGCTCTGCTCGTGGGTGCAGTTGTCATGGCGGCGTTCGTATGGCGACAAGTCGTCCTCAGTCGCGGCGGCCACAATGACAAACCCCTCATGGACGTCAGGCTGTTTTCGATCGCTTCATTTCGTAACGGCAATATCGCAACCGTGATCATTGGCCTGGGGGAATACGGAATCATTGCTGTCATGCCCCTCTGGCTGCAGTTCACCCTCGACTACCCGTCGCTCCAGGCCGGACTCGCGCTCGTCCCAATCGCCATCGGAAGCTTCGTTGCCAGTGGCGTGACCTTTCCTCTTGCACACAGAATTTCGGCTCTGGCATTCGTGCGAATCGGCCTTATCGTAGAAATCATTGGGCTGGCCGGCCTTGGCACCGTCGCTGCAACCACCGATTCGCCCTGGTGGCTGATTGCATTCGTATTGTTCATTTACGGGGCCGGTGTCGGCTTTGCGACCGCTCAAGTTACCAACGTAGTGCTCGCCGACGTCCCCGAACAAGAAGGGGGGCAAAGCTCGGCGATCCAGAGTACGTTCCGTCAACTTGGCTCAGCTCTGGGCATCGCCGCCCTCACAACCGTGTTCTTCTCCGCCATTAGCGCGAAGCTGAAAGCTACCCTGGTTGACGCCGGCATGTCCTCTCAAGAGGGGGACAAATTCTCCAGTGCAGTCACAGACAGCGGCGGAGCAGCGATTGCGCCGTTGGCCCAGAATCCGTCCACTGCTTCCATCGCCGATGCTGCCCACGATGCCATGACCCACGGACTCGCCCTCGGTTCCTACCTCGCGGCAGCATTCCTGGTTCTGGGCGTCATCGCGACATTCTTCATACCGAATGGACCTGTTTCAAATGATAGGCCGGATGAGTTGGAATTAAGATGA
- a CDS encoding sodium:solute symporter — protein MTIVMFVVVLLLAVAIGLYSRVGAGKSTADFMVGGRSFGSVMVFIMVVGEVYSIGTIIGFPGGVYANGVGFAVWFMGYILLGYPIGYFLLPLLWKAGRMYNAMTLPDIFRGHFKSRSLELTAALIAVVFLVPWAQLQLTGLEVALNGLGLGLTPLATVLIGVGISLVFVLLSGIRAPAFVSFLKDFALIAVILVVAGFVLYKVPNVATIVADANLGSAHTTIPGGAPMVSTISTLLFQTLGFYMFPFVIQAVLSGKSPISIRRTQIAMPLYMLMYPFILLTSFFAISAVPGLTGADTNLAFIEVARQLLPDWLVGLVAGGAALCAIVVLAASALVIGTLFSRNVLPHVSEAKQKPLTQVVIFVYLAVSIVLTLVVPTIMGTLINTSYYGLTQFIVPVVLMIFPTRVRPGVMALGLAVGALASVGIYLSGATLGGLNIGVPALAANLLVLVIGRLVVPAATASRSLAARRRTLPSDASHTTKKVGAS, from the coding sequence ATGACGATTGTCATGTTTGTGGTGGTGTTACTGCTCGCCGTGGCGATCGGTCTGTATTCTCGCGTTGGTGCCGGCAAGTCGACCGCGGACTTCATGGTGGGTGGCAGAAGCTTCGGTTCCGTAATGGTGTTCATCATGGTTGTGGGAGAGGTCTACTCCATCGGTACCATTATCGGTTTTCCGGGAGGCGTATACGCTAACGGTGTTGGTTTCGCGGTGTGGTTCATGGGCTACATCCTCTTGGGATACCCCATCGGTTATTTTCTGCTGCCTTTGTTGTGGAAAGCCGGACGCATGTACAACGCCATGACTTTGCCGGACATCTTTCGGGGGCATTTCAAATCCCGCTCATTGGAGCTAACGGCCGCTTTGATCGCCGTTGTTTTCCTGGTGCCTTGGGCCCAATTGCAGCTGACAGGCCTGGAGGTTGCTCTCAACGGCCTTGGTTTGGGCTTGACGCCACTGGCTACGGTGCTTATCGGGGTAGGTATATCCCTGGTCTTCGTTCTCCTGTCGGGGATCAGGGCGCCAGCCTTCGTCAGTTTCCTGAAGGATTTCGCTTTGATTGCCGTGATCCTGGTAGTCGCCGGTTTCGTGCTGTACAAGGTCCCCAACGTTGCCACCATCGTTGCCGATGCCAACCTGGGCTCAGCGCACACCACAATCCCGGGCGGGGCGCCGATGGTTAGCACCATCTCGACTCTCTTGTTCCAAACCTTGGGCTTCTATATGTTCCCGTTTGTGATCCAGGCTGTGCTCAGTGGCAAGTCGCCCATTAGTATCAGGCGCACCCAGATCGCGATGCCGCTTTATATGCTCATGTACCCGTTCATCCTGCTGACCTCTTTCTTTGCGATTTCTGCGGTGCCCGGCCTGACCGGGGCGGACACCAACCTGGCCTTCATCGAGGTGGCACGCCAGCTCTTGCCCGACTGGCTGGTGGGTTTGGTCGCCGGCGGAGCGGCTCTGTGCGCGATCGTGGTTCTTGCGGCCTCAGCATTGGTCATTGGTACTTTGTTCTCCAGAAATGTTTTGCCCCATGTCAGCGAAGCCAAGCAAAAGCCCCTGACGCAGGTGGTGATCTTCGTTTACCTGGCAGTCTCCATTGTGTTGACTCTCGTTGTCCCTACCATCATGGGGACATTGATCAACACCTCTTACTACGGGCTGACTCAGTTCATCGTTCCCGTCGTGCTAATGATTTTCCCGACCCGGGTCCGGCCGGGCGTGATGGCCCTCGGACTTGCGGTGGGCGCTCTGGCGTCCGTCGGGATCTACCTCTCGGGAGCCACGTTGGGTGGGCTCAACATCGGCGTTCCTGCCCTCGCGGCGAACTTGCTGGTGCTGGTCATCGGGAGACTGGTGGTTCCAGCCGCAACCGCTTCCCGGTCCCTCGCCGCACGGCGGCGCACTTTACCTTCCGATGCAAGTCACACGACCAAGAAAGTGGGCGCTTCTTAA
- a CDS encoding amidohydrolase, whose protein sequence is MSATIFANGTIRLDAWGDPVEALAVKQGKVIGAGPLEEVEATAGAAPRRVNLDGATAVPGLIESHVHPVFFGLTRNWTDCRSPLNGSIADIQGALRRDLATVPTGKWLRGWGYDDTMLLENRHPHRDDLDAVSREVPLVVSHISGHFVVANSLALELAGIHEDRADPANGHFVRDESGRLTGLLWEMGAVHAVLDAMPQASASDVEEAALYAADVGVQRGMTSIHDLGVGIMAGDLEIQAWRKLAADSKIPLRVTGYVRADLAQGYVESAPDLFTRPASGKYRVAGAKFWSDGSIQGLSGALKEPYSCQDSECGELLYSPEELVELLGHVDAAGGQCAVHANGDRAISTVAGAFAALRGSSNQSDPRHRVEHLQMASDEDISSLVESGSVASIFANHVYYWGDRHRDRFIGAERAARIDPTRDARNGGLHFGMHSDCPITPMDALATFRTAVTRQTSGGSVLGEAQRIDQRAALHALTADSAYLTHDEGHLGTLTTGMDADLSILDQDIVGLGIEQTQDVSAVATVVGGDFVYNHGGF, encoded by the coding sequence ATGTCAGCTACTATCTTCGCCAACGGGACTATTCGATTGGATGCTTGGGGCGATCCCGTAGAGGCCCTTGCCGTGAAACAAGGCAAAGTCATCGGCGCAGGGCCGCTGGAGGAAGTTGAGGCGACAGCCGGGGCGGCGCCGCGGCGTGTCAATCTCGACGGCGCCACAGCGGTCCCGGGGCTGATCGAGTCCCACGTTCACCCCGTGTTCTTCGGACTGACCAGGAACTGGACTGATTGCCGGAGCCCCCTGAACGGTTCGATCGCAGATATCCAGGGCGCATTGCGACGAGACCTGGCCACTGTGCCCACTGGCAAGTGGCTTCGCGGTTGGGGCTATGACGACACCATGCTGCTCGAAAACCGCCATCCTCACCGAGACGACCTGGATGCCGTCAGCCGTGAGGTCCCCTTGGTGGTCTCTCACATTTCAGGGCACTTTGTTGTGGCGAACTCCCTCGCTCTTGAGCTCGCCGGCATTCATGAAGATCGGGCAGATCCCGCGAACGGGCACTTTGTTCGAGATGAATCCGGAAGATTGACCGGCCTGTTGTGGGAGATGGGGGCAGTGCACGCAGTCCTTGACGCTATGCCACAGGCTTCGGCATCCGATGTTGAAGAGGCGGCTCTCTACGCGGCTGACGTGGGCGTCCAACGCGGCATGACATCCATCCATGACCTCGGCGTCGGCATCATGGCCGGGGACCTGGAGATTCAGGCGTGGCGGAAGCTGGCCGCAGATTCCAAGATCCCCCTCAGGGTGACCGGCTATGTCAGGGCAGATCTCGCACAAGGCTATGTGGAAAGCGCGCCCGACCTGTTCACCCGTCCCGCGTCGGGAAAATATCGGGTAGCCGGGGCCAAGTTCTGGTCGGACGGATCGATCCAGGGGCTTTCGGGCGCGCTGAAAGAGCCATATTCATGTCAAGATTCCGAATGCGGAGAACTGCTGTATTCCCCCGAAGAATTGGTGGAACTCCTGGGCCACGTTGATGCCGCGGGCGGCCAATGCGCGGTCCACGCCAACGGCGATCGTGCCATCTCTACAGTGGCAGGGGCCTTTGCCGCCTTGCGCGGGAGCTCGAACCAGAGCGATCCGAGGCACCGGGTGGAGCATCTGCAGATGGCATCGGATGAAGACATCTCGTCGCTGGTCGAGTCGGGCTCGGTGGCCTCCATTTTCGCCAATCACGTCTACTACTGGGGCGACCGTCATCGCGATCGTTTCATTGGGGCCGAACGTGCTGCCAGGATCGATCCCACGCGGGACGCTCGGAACGGTGGCCTCCACTTCGGCATGCATTCGGATTGCCCGATAACACCGATGGATGCTTTGGCTACCTTTCGTACGGCGGTGACGAGGCAGACCAGCGGTGGCTCAGTTCTGGGCGAGGCACAGCGAATTGACCAACGTGCAGCATTGCATGCCCTGACTGCGGACAGCGCCTACCTGACCCACGACGAGGGTCACTTGGGTACGCTGACCACCGGAATGGACGCCGACCTGAGCATCCTTGACCAAGACATCGTGGGCTTGGGCATCGAACAAACCCAGGATGTCTCAGCCGTAGCAACGGTGGTAGGAGGAGATTTCGTTTACAACCATGGCGGATTCTGA
- a CDS encoding MarR family winged helix-turn-helix transcriptional regulator: protein MIEVLRGYGSTYGEVGRRFAASLGLHHTDASAVIEILAAEERGTPLSPARLRERVGLTAGATSSLLNRLETAGYVIRSHEHADRRIVTLHSTAEIQKVTDDFFDPLGTRIDDVMSKYPDDVLLQLEEFISELRSTMEAYVGEKTDS from the coding sequence ATGATCGAGGTACTCCGCGGCTACGGGAGCACCTACGGTGAGGTAGGACGTCGGTTCGCAGCCAGTCTTGGCTTGCACCACACGGATGCGTCCGCCGTCATCGAAATTCTTGCTGCCGAAGAGCGCGGAACCCCGCTCTCCCCCGCTCGTCTCAGAGAACGAGTCGGCTTGACTGCCGGAGCGACGTCGTCGCTGCTGAATCGCCTCGAAACAGCCGGTTACGTGATCCGCTCGCATGAGCACGCCGACCGCCGCATTGTCACCCTGCATTCAACCGCCGAAATACAGAAGGTCACCGACGATTTTTTCGACCCTCTCGGTACGCGGATCGACGACGTGATGAGCAAATATCCAGATGACGTGCTACTGCAACTCGAGGAATTCATCTCTGAGCTTCGATCGACCATGGAAGCCTACGTTGGCGAGAAGACTGACAGCTAG
- a CDS encoding PLP-dependent aminotransferase family protein, whose protein sequence is MDDPLLLENICQQILPARGIFVEPKNVLVTLGSQQGLQLLSECLLHPGDAALVESPGYMDARHVFSRAGARLGSLPVDDEGAVPQKSYSHAKLVYLTPSHQHPTNVTLTAKRRLDFIADAVRHNFIIIEDDYDSELRYEGQPSPAMAALDPNGRTIYLGTMSKVLAPGIRIGFLVGPEPLITILRRIRRYQHRQPPGQIQRAVALMYQSGDFKASLQSYRRALNTRWHTAAKIAREVFPGRQMLPPGGTGLWLKAPDHVDTRELRHRAKKQGILFDSGEKYFAEPHPDNCYLRIGFASIPHERIESGILKLAHLFDSSRP, encoded by the coding sequence GTGGACGACCCGTTGCTGTTGGAAAACATCTGTCAGCAGATTTTGCCGGCACGGGGGATTTTTGTTGAACCGAAAAATGTACTCGTGACTCTGGGCAGTCAACAGGGACTACAGCTTCTCAGTGAATGTCTGTTACATCCAGGTGATGCCGCGTTGGTGGAAAGCCCAGGTTATATGGATGCCCGTCACGTCTTCTCGCGGGCGGGCGCCAGACTCGGATCCCTTCCCGTGGACGACGAGGGAGCCGTTCCGCAGAAGTCCTATTCGCACGCCAAATTGGTCTATCTGACGCCCAGTCATCAGCATCCCACCAATGTCACGTTGACGGCCAAGCGTCGCCTTGACTTTATCGCCGATGCCGTACGGCACAATTTCATCATTATCGAGGACGATTACGACTCGGAATTGCGCTATGAGGGACAGCCCTCCCCTGCCATGGCGGCTTTAGACCCCAACGGGCGGACCATCTACCTTGGCACCATGTCCAAGGTTCTGGCTCCAGGCATCCGAATCGGCTTTTTGGTTGGGCCGGAGCCTCTCATCACCATCTTGCGAAGAATCAGACGATACCAACACAGGCAACCGCCTGGACAGATTCAGCGGGCCGTTGCCTTGATGTACCAAAGCGGCGATTTCAAGGCGTCATTGCAGTCATATAGGCGAGCGTTAAATACTCGATGGCATACCGCAGCGAAGATCGCTCGCGAGGTGTTCCCCGGCAGGCAAATGCTCCCACCAGGAGGCACCGGGCTTTGGCTCAAAGCTCCCGATCACGTGGACACGAGGGAACTGCGACACCGAGCCAAAAAGCAGGGAATTCTATTCGATTCCGGCGAAAAATATTTCGCTGAACCCCACCCCGACAATTGCTATTTACGGATCGGTTTCGCGTCCATTCCCCATGAGCGGATCGAATCCGGCATCCTAAAACTTGCGCATTTGTTCGATAGTTCACGTCCTTGA
- a CDS encoding daptide-type RiPP — protein sequence MTAQIENQNIDLDLGIDNLESLEAPGFWSTAAGVGAGTVVAGAIVYGGGALALT from the coding sequence ATGACAGCCCAAATCGAAAACCAGAATATCGATCTTGATCTTGGTATTGACAATTTGGAGAGCCTTGAGGCTCCCGGATTCTGGAGCACCGCGGCCGGTGTCGGAGCTGGAACGGTAGTCGCCGGAGCCATTGTGTACGGCGGAGGCGCACTCGCGCTCACCTAA